From the genome of Ptychodera flava strain L36383 chromosome 20, AS_Pfla_20210202, whole genome shotgun sequence, one region includes:
- the LOC139119665 gene encoding uncharacterized protein has product MVTVKNMNVCARLQNYTTVVLCEVDSIQNVKDSLKGAGYCEIDIAFYYIEDAKSDSRTLTQAVYPMVIGYWSSDNRLRRNMVTAASSSPKQRHNLWTCKKPTLDRDGDGVVINAEQKVVELMESIITTFSFEREWVLDACCGTGSAVIAALSVKRNAVGIDLDKRQTDHTEMKVEGYCLECDGDITMEDVESCE; this is encoded by the exons ATGGTTACTGTGAAAAACATGAATGTATGTGCAAGGCTACAAAACTACACAACGGTGGTACTGTGTGAGGTTGACAGCATCCAAAATGTGAAAGACAGCCTCAAAGGAGCTGGGTATTGTGAGATAGATATCGCTTTCTATTACATAGAAGATGCAAAATCAG ATTCAAGAACCCTTACCCAGGCTGTGTACCCAATGGTCATTGGCTACTGGAGTAGCGATAATCGCTTGAGGAGAAACATGGTGACAGCAGCATCCTCAAGTCCTAAGCAGAGACACAATCTTTGGACCTGCAAGAAGCCGACGTTGGACAGGGATGGGGATGGTGTTGTCATCAATGCTGAACAAAAGGTAGTTGAATTAATGGAATCCATAATAACAACGTTttcttttgaaagagagtgggtCCTCGATGCCTGCTGTGGGACAG GATCAGCAGTGATTGCTGCTCTGTCAGTGAAGAGGAATGCTGTCGGCATTGACTTGGACAAGAGGCAGACAGATCATACCGAAATGAAAGTGGAAGGGTACTGCCTAGAGTGTGATGGTGACATTACAATGGAAGATGTTGAATCCTGTGAATGA